From Onychostoma macrolepis isolate SWU-2019 chromosome 05, ASM1243209v1, whole genome shotgun sequence, one genomic window encodes:
- the ppp6c gene encoding serine/threonine-protein phosphatase 6 catalytic subunit, with amino-acid sequence MAPLDLDKYVEIARQCKYLPENDLKRLCDYVCDLLLEESNVQPVSTPVTVCGDIHGQFYDLCELFRTGGQVPDTNYIFMGDFVDRGYYSLETFTYLLALKAKWPDRITLLRGNHESRQITQVYGFYDECQTKYGNANAWRYCTKVFDMLTVAALIDEQILCVHGGLSPDIKTLDQIRTIERNQEIPHKGAFCDLVWSDPEDVDTWAISPRGAGWLFGAKVTNEFVHINNLKLICRAHQLVHEGYKFMFDEKLVTVWSAPNYCYRCGNIASIMVFKDVNTREPKLFRAVPDSERVIPPRTTTPYFL; translated from the exons ATGGCGCCGTTGGACCTAGATAAGTATGTTGAAATTGCGAGACAGTGCAAATACCTTCCAGAGAACGACTTAAAG AGATTGTGTGACTATGTATGTGACCTGCTACTTGAAGAATCAAATGTACAGCCAGTATCCACTCCAGTCACTGTATGTGGGGATATTCACGGACAG TTTTATGACTTATGTGAACTCTTCAGAACTGGAGGCCAAGTACCagacacaaattacattttcatg GGTGACTTTGTTGACCGAGGATACTACAGCTTAGAAACGTTCACATATTTGCTAGCACTTAAAGCAAAGTGGCCTGACCGCATCACACTGTTGCGTGGCAATCACGAGAGCAGGCAGATAACACAAGTCTATGGCTTTTATG ACGAGTGCCAAACGAAATATGGAAATGCCAATGCTTGGCGATACTGCACTAAAGTATTTGACATGCTGACTGTTGCTGCT TTGATAGATGAGCAGATCCTTTGTGTACATGGTGGCCTTTCACCAGACATCAAAACTCTGGACCAGATACGCACCATTGAGCGCAATCAGGAAATTCCTCATAAGGGAGCATTTTGTGATCTTGTCTGGTCCGATCCAGAGGATGTGGACACCTGGGCTATCAGCCCGAGGGGTGCTGGCTGGCTGTTTGGTGCTAAGGTTACCAATGAG TTTGTTCACATCAACAACTTGAAGTTGATTTGCCGTGCACATCAGTTGGTTCACGAGGGCTACAAATTCATGTTTGATGAGAAGCTGGTGACCGTCTGGTCGGCCCCAAACTACTGCTACCGCTGCGGTAACATTGCCTCCATCATGGTCTTCAAAGACGTGAACACAAGGGAGCCCAAGTTATTCCGGGCCGTTCCTGATTCGGAAAGGGTCATACCACCTAGAACGACAACACCCTACTTCCTCTGA
- the myo1hb gene encoding unconventional myosin-Ih isoform X1 has translation MYCLNSKSLEERCQRILQDMEGSLTARDRVGIQDFVLLDAYTSETAFMDNLRKRFNENLIYTYIGTLLVSVNPYKELGIYTKKQMDIYMGVNFFELPPHIFALADNVYRTMISETNNHFILISGESGAGKTEASKKVLQFYAVCCPSTRILDNVRDRLLLSNPVLEAFGNAKTLKNDNSSRFGKYMDIQFDHQGAAVGGHILSYLLEKSRVVHQNRGERNFHIFYQLVEGGEDELLRWLGLERNCQKYRYLIQGECAKVSSINDRSDWKTVQKALTIIEFSQKDIEHLFAIIASVLHLGNVHFEASGHGYATLNSSAEVHWLSKLLGIPSNMLQEGLTHRKIEAKAEEVLSPFTAEHAKYARDALAKAIYGRTFSWLVNKINESLANKDSTRKTVIGLLDIYGFEVFDVNSFEQFCINFCNEKLQQLFIQLTLKSEQEEYEMEGIEWEPVPYFNNKIICDLVEEKHRGIISILDEECLRPGEATDFTFLEKLEEKMCGHPHFVTHKLADQKTRKTLERGDFRLLHYAGEVTYSVVGFLDKNNDLLYRNIKEVMRQSKNSIIQHCFHTIEPDGKKRPETVATQFKSSLAGLTEILMTKEAWYVRCLKPNHCKQPDRFDDVMVRHQVKYLGLMEHLRVRRAGFAYRRRYEVFLKRYKALCPDTWPHWKGTPAEGVQRLIKHLGYKPDEYKMGRTKIFIRHPRTLFATEDAFEICKHELATRIQAKYKGYRVKEEYQRQREAATKIETCWRGLQARKERERRAWAVKVIKKFIKGFMNRNQPVSTDNSEYLAFVRQSYLTRLKENLPKSVLDKTSWLTPPPIMQEASVILRKLHTRLLVRKYVRGISAQQKAQLQIKAQTSDIFKGRKENYPQSVCQPFADTRISEQHINIKVLQLICPEGIKYSVPVIKYDRNGFRPRFRQLIFTQAAAYLVEEAKIKQRVNYSSLKGVSVSNLSDNFLILHVACDDTKQKGDLVLQCSYLFEALTKICVVTKNHNLIKIVQGSVRFDIQPGKEGFVDFKSSGESMVYRAKNGHLMVESARTKSR, from the exons ATGTACTGCCTCAACTCAAAG AGTTTAGAGGAGCGCTGCCAGCGGATCCTGCAGGATATGGAGGGGTCTTTGACAGCGCGGGACCGGGTGGGCATTCAGGACTTTGTTCTCCTGGACGCCTACACCAGTGAGACAGCATTTATGGACAACCTCAGAAAACGATTTAATGAGAACCTCATATAT ACCTACATTGGGACTCTCCTGGTGTCAGTTAATCCATATAAAGAGCTGGGTATCTACACCAAGAAACAAATGGACATTTATATGGGAGTCAACTTTTTTGAGCTGCCTCCTCATAT CTTTGCACTTGCTGACAATGTTTACCGGACAATGATTAGTGAAACCAACAACCACTTCATCCTCATATCTGGTGAAAGTGGCGCTGGCAAGACGGAGGCCTCTAAGAAAGTCCTGCAGTTTTATGCAGTGTGCTGTCCCAGCACTAGAATCTTGGACAATGTGAGAGATCGGCTCCTTCTTTCCAATCCGGTGCTGGAG GCTTTTGGAAATGCCAAAACCCTGAAAAATGACAACTCGAGTCGATTTGGAAAGTACATGGACATACAGTTTGACCATCAG GGAGCAGCAGTTGGTGGCCACATCTTAAGCTACTTACTGGAGAAGTCAAGGGTGGTCCACCAAAATCGTGGAGAAAGGAACTTCCACATCTTCTATCAGTTAGTTGAGGGAGGGGAGGATGAGCTTCTTCGCTGGCTTGGCTTGGAGCGAAACTGTCAGAAATACCGCTATCTTATTCAG GGAGAATGTGCCAAAGTGAGCTCCATTAATGACAGGAGTGACTGGAAAACTGTACAGAAAGCTCTTACTATCATTGAGTTTAGTCAAAAGGATATAGAG CATCTGTTTGCAATTATTGCCAGTGTCCTTCATCTCGGCAATGTTCACTTTGAGGCCAGTGGCCATGGTTATGCCACATTAAACAGCAGTGCAGAAGTACACTGGCTGTCAAAG TTATTGGGCATCCCCTCAAACATGTTACAGGAGGGTTTAACTCACAGAAAAATTGAAGCCAAAGCAGAAGAG GTTCTAAGCCCTTTCACCGCTGAACATGCAAAGTATGCCAGAGATGCACTAGCCAAAGCCATCTATGGCCGCACATTCTCATGGCTTGTTAATAAGATTAATGAATCATTGGCAAATAAG GATTCAACCAGAAAGACGGTGATTGGACTGCTTGACATCTATGGATTTGAAGTGTTTGACGTGAACAG TTTTGAACAGTTCTGCATAAACTTCTGCAATGAAAAGCTTCAGCAGCTTTTCATCCAGCTCACCCTCAAATCAGAGCAGGAGGAGTATGAGATGGAGGGAATCGAG TGGGAGCCAGTGCCATACTTCAACAACAAGATCATCTGTGACCTGGTGGAAGAGAAACATAGAGGCATCATATCAATACTG GATGAAGAATGTTTGCGTCCTGGAGAAGCCACAGATTTTACCTTCCTGGAGAAGCTAGAGGAGAAGATGTGCGGTCACCCTCATTTTGTCAC GCACAAATTGGCTGACCAGAAAACACGCAAGACCCTTGAACGAGGGGATTTTCGTCTTCTACACTATGCCGGAGAGGTTACTTATTCAGTCGTTG GATTTCTTGACAAAAATAATGATCTTCTGTACAGAAACATTAAAGAG GTCATGCGACAGTCTAAGAACAGTATTATACAACATTGCTTCCATACTATTGAACCTGACGGGAAGAAAAGACCAGAGACG GTAGCCACCCAGTTTAAGAGCAGCCTTGCAGGCCTCACTGAAATCCTCATGACCAAGGAGGCATGGTATGTGCGGTGCCTGAAACCCAACCACTGTAAGCAGCCAG ACCGCTTTGATGATGTCATGGTGAGACATCAAGTCAAGTACCTGGGGTTAATGGAGCACCTGAGAGTCAGGCGTGCTGGGTTTGCTTATAGGAGAAGATACGAGGTCTTCCTGAaaag ATATAAGGCTCTATGTCCTGACACATGGCCACACTGGAAGGGGACACCAGCAGAGGGAGTGCAGAGACTCATCAAACACCTTGGCTACAAACCAGACGAGTACAAGATGGGAAG GACAAAAATCTTCATTCGCCATCCCAGGACTCTTTTTGCCACTGAAGATGCGTTTGAGATCTGCAAGCATGAATTGG CCACAAGAATCCAGGCCAAATACAAAGGCTATAGGGTGAAAGAAGAATACCAGAGGCAGAGGGAAGCAG cTACCAAGATTGAGACATGTTGGCGGGGCCTTCAGGCCAGAAAAGAAAGGGAAAGGAGAGCCTGGGCTGTCAAAGTCATCAAGAA GTTTATTAAGGGCTTCATGAACAGGAATCAGCCTGTCAGCACGGACAACTCTGAGTATCTGGCCTTTGTCAGACAGAGCTACCTCACTCGACTCAAAGAGAATCTGCCAAAATCAGTATTGGACAAAACCAGCTGGCTAACTCCTCCACCCATAATGCAAGAG gCCTCAGTCATCTTGCGTAAGTTGCACACACGTCTCCTCGTACGGAAGTATGTTCGAGGGATCAGTGCACAGCAGAAGGCgcag ctgCAAATTAAAGCACAGACCAGTGACATATTCAAAGGCAGAAAAGAGAACTACCCTCAGAGCGTATGCCAACCCTTCGCTGACACAAGGATAA GTGAACAACACATAAACATCAAAGTCTTGCAGCTGATTTGTCCTGAGGGCATTAAG TACAGTGTTCCAGTGATTAAGTATGACAGGAATGGCTTTCGGCCACGTTTCAGACAACTGATCTTCACTCAGGCCGCTGCGTATCTGGTGGAAGAGGCCAAAATCAAACAGAGGGTGAATTACAGCTCACTGAAAG GGGTGTCTGTCAGCAATTTAAGTGACAACTTCCTGATTCTCCATGTCGCTTGTGATGACACAAAGCAAAAA GGGGACCTGGTCTTGCAGTGCAGCTATCTGTTTGAGGCATTGACAAAAATCTGTGTAGTGACTAAAAACCACAACCTCATCAAAATTGTTCAAGGGAG TGTGAGGTTTGACATCCAGCCTGGCAAAGAGGGCTTTGTTGATTTTAAGAGCAGCGGTGAATCAATGGTCTACAGAGCCAAAAATGGACACTTGATGGTG gaATCTGCACGAACAAAATCTCGATGA
- the ungb gene encoding uracil-DNA glycosylase, translated as MSKEQVSGESMQLSEEQLYQIEQNRRAALERLASRNVPVPVGESWRRQIGTEFAKPYFTKLMSFVTMERKCFTVYPSPEQVFNCTTLCAIEDVKVVILGQDPYHHPGQAHGLAFSVLRPKPPPPSLENIFAELKEDIVGFRHPGHGDLTEWAKQGVLLLNSVLTVRAHQPTSHEGQGWEIFTDAVVLWLSRNLNGLVFLLWGSYAQRKGRVIDRKRHHVLETSHPSPYSAHFGFFGCRHFSKTNILLKASGKKPVDWKAL; from the exons ATGTCAAAAG AGCAAGTTAGTGGTGAGAGCATGCAGCTCAGTGAGGAACAGCTGTATCAGATAGAGCAGAACAGACGCGCCGCACTGGAACGACTGGCCAGCAGAAATGTACCTGTACCCGTTGGTGAAAGCTGGCGAAGACAAATCGGGACTGAATTTGCAAAaccttattttacaaaa ctcaTGTCTTTTGTTACAATGGAAAGGAAATGCTTTACTGTTTATCCCAGCCCTGAGCAGGTGTTTAATTGCACAACTTTGTGCGCAATTGAAGAT GTAAAAGTGGTCATTCTTGGGCAAGACCCCTATCACCATCCAGGTCAGGCTCATGGTTTGGCCTTCAGTGTGCTGAGGCCTAAACCTCCTCCTCCTAG TTTGGAAAACATATTTGCGGAGTTGAAGGAAGATATTGTTGGCTTCCGGCACCCAGGTCATGGAGACCTCACAGAATGGGCTAAACAGG GTGTTCTGTTGCTGAATTCTGTGCTGACAGTGAGGGCTCATCAACCCACCTCTCATGAGGGTCAAGGCTGGGAGATCTTCACAGATGCTGTGGTCCTGTGGCTCAGCAGGAACCTCAATGGCCTGGTCTTTCTGCTTTGGGGCTCTTATGCTCAGAGGAAAGGCAGAGTGATCGACAGA aaACGTCATCATGTCCTTGAGACTTCACATCCATCACCGTACTCAGCACATTTTGGCTTCTTTGGATGTAGGCACTTCTCTAAAACTAACATTTTGCTTAAGGCATCAGGAAAGAAGCCAGTTGATTGGAAAGCCCTCTGA
- the myo1hb gene encoding unconventional myosin-Ih isoform X2: MEGSLTARDRVGIQDFVLLDAYTSETAFMDNLRKRFNENLIYTYIGTLLVSVNPYKELGIYTKKQMDIYMGVNFFELPPHIFALADNVYRTMISETNNHFILISGESGAGKTEASKKVLQFYAVCCPSTRILDNVRDRLLLSNPVLEAFGNAKTLKNDNSSRFGKYMDIQFDHQGAAVGGHILSYLLEKSRVVHQNRGERNFHIFYQLVEGGEDELLRWLGLERNCQKYRYLIQGECAKVSSINDRSDWKTVQKALTIIEFSQKDIEHLFAIIASVLHLGNVHFEASGHGYATLNSSAEVHWLSKLLGIPSNMLQEGLTHRKIEAKAEEVLSPFTAEHAKYARDALAKAIYGRTFSWLVNKINESLANKDSTRKTVIGLLDIYGFEVFDVNSFEQFCINFCNEKLQQLFIQLTLKSEQEEYEMEGIEWEPVPYFNNKIICDLVEEKHRGIISILDEECLRPGEATDFTFLEKLEEKMCGHPHFVTHKLADQKTRKTLERGDFRLLHYAGEVTYSVVGFLDKNNDLLYRNIKEVMRQSKNSIIQHCFHTIEPDGKKRPETVATQFKSSLAGLTEILMTKEAWYVRCLKPNHCKQPDRFDDVMVRHQVKYLGLMEHLRVRRAGFAYRRRYEVFLKRYKALCPDTWPHWKGTPAEGVQRLIKHLGYKPDEYKMGRTKIFIRHPRTLFATEDAFEICKHELATRIQAKYKGYRVKEEYQRQREAATKIETCWRGLQARKERERRAWAVKVIKKFIKGFMNRNQPVSTDNSEYLAFVRQSYLTRLKENLPKSVLDKTSWLTPPPIMQEASVILRKLHTRLLVRKYVRGISAQQKAQLQIKAQTSDIFKGRKENYPQSVCQPFADTRISEQHINIKVLQLICPEGIKYSVPVIKYDRNGFRPRFRQLIFTQAAAYLVEEAKIKQRVNYSSLKGVSVSNLSDNFLILHVACDDTKQKGDLVLQCSYLFEALTKICVVTKNHNLIKIVQGSVRFDIQPGKEGFVDFKSSGESMVYRAKNGHLMVESARTKSR; the protein is encoded by the exons ATGGAGGGGTCTTTGACAGCGCGGGACCGGGTGGGCATTCAGGACTTTGTTCTCCTGGACGCCTACACCAGTGAGACAGCATTTATGGACAACCTCAGAAAACGATTTAATGAGAACCTCATATAT ACCTACATTGGGACTCTCCTGGTGTCAGTTAATCCATATAAAGAGCTGGGTATCTACACCAAGAAACAAATGGACATTTATATGGGAGTCAACTTTTTTGAGCTGCCTCCTCATAT CTTTGCACTTGCTGACAATGTTTACCGGACAATGATTAGTGAAACCAACAACCACTTCATCCTCATATCTGGTGAAAGTGGCGCTGGCAAGACGGAGGCCTCTAAGAAAGTCCTGCAGTTTTATGCAGTGTGCTGTCCCAGCACTAGAATCTTGGACAATGTGAGAGATCGGCTCCTTCTTTCCAATCCGGTGCTGGAG GCTTTTGGAAATGCCAAAACCCTGAAAAATGACAACTCGAGTCGATTTGGAAAGTACATGGACATACAGTTTGACCATCAG GGAGCAGCAGTTGGTGGCCACATCTTAAGCTACTTACTGGAGAAGTCAAGGGTGGTCCACCAAAATCGTGGAGAAAGGAACTTCCACATCTTCTATCAGTTAGTTGAGGGAGGGGAGGATGAGCTTCTTCGCTGGCTTGGCTTGGAGCGAAACTGTCAGAAATACCGCTATCTTATTCAG GGAGAATGTGCCAAAGTGAGCTCCATTAATGACAGGAGTGACTGGAAAACTGTACAGAAAGCTCTTACTATCATTGAGTTTAGTCAAAAGGATATAGAG CATCTGTTTGCAATTATTGCCAGTGTCCTTCATCTCGGCAATGTTCACTTTGAGGCCAGTGGCCATGGTTATGCCACATTAAACAGCAGTGCAGAAGTACACTGGCTGTCAAAG TTATTGGGCATCCCCTCAAACATGTTACAGGAGGGTTTAACTCACAGAAAAATTGAAGCCAAAGCAGAAGAG GTTCTAAGCCCTTTCACCGCTGAACATGCAAAGTATGCCAGAGATGCACTAGCCAAAGCCATCTATGGCCGCACATTCTCATGGCTTGTTAATAAGATTAATGAATCATTGGCAAATAAG GATTCAACCAGAAAGACGGTGATTGGACTGCTTGACATCTATGGATTTGAAGTGTTTGACGTGAACAG TTTTGAACAGTTCTGCATAAACTTCTGCAATGAAAAGCTTCAGCAGCTTTTCATCCAGCTCACCCTCAAATCAGAGCAGGAGGAGTATGAGATGGAGGGAATCGAG TGGGAGCCAGTGCCATACTTCAACAACAAGATCATCTGTGACCTGGTGGAAGAGAAACATAGAGGCATCATATCAATACTG GATGAAGAATGTTTGCGTCCTGGAGAAGCCACAGATTTTACCTTCCTGGAGAAGCTAGAGGAGAAGATGTGCGGTCACCCTCATTTTGTCAC GCACAAATTGGCTGACCAGAAAACACGCAAGACCCTTGAACGAGGGGATTTTCGTCTTCTACACTATGCCGGAGAGGTTACTTATTCAGTCGTTG GATTTCTTGACAAAAATAATGATCTTCTGTACAGAAACATTAAAGAG GTCATGCGACAGTCTAAGAACAGTATTATACAACATTGCTTCCATACTATTGAACCTGACGGGAAGAAAAGACCAGAGACG GTAGCCACCCAGTTTAAGAGCAGCCTTGCAGGCCTCACTGAAATCCTCATGACCAAGGAGGCATGGTATGTGCGGTGCCTGAAACCCAACCACTGTAAGCAGCCAG ACCGCTTTGATGATGTCATGGTGAGACATCAAGTCAAGTACCTGGGGTTAATGGAGCACCTGAGAGTCAGGCGTGCTGGGTTTGCTTATAGGAGAAGATACGAGGTCTTCCTGAaaag ATATAAGGCTCTATGTCCTGACACATGGCCACACTGGAAGGGGACACCAGCAGAGGGAGTGCAGAGACTCATCAAACACCTTGGCTACAAACCAGACGAGTACAAGATGGGAAG GACAAAAATCTTCATTCGCCATCCCAGGACTCTTTTTGCCACTGAAGATGCGTTTGAGATCTGCAAGCATGAATTGG CCACAAGAATCCAGGCCAAATACAAAGGCTATAGGGTGAAAGAAGAATACCAGAGGCAGAGGGAAGCAG cTACCAAGATTGAGACATGTTGGCGGGGCCTTCAGGCCAGAAAAGAAAGGGAAAGGAGAGCCTGGGCTGTCAAAGTCATCAAGAA GTTTATTAAGGGCTTCATGAACAGGAATCAGCCTGTCAGCACGGACAACTCTGAGTATCTGGCCTTTGTCAGACAGAGCTACCTCACTCGACTCAAAGAGAATCTGCCAAAATCAGTATTGGACAAAACCAGCTGGCTAACTCCTCCACCCATAATGCAAGAG gCCTCAGTCATCTTGCGTAAGTTGCACACACGTCTCCTCGTACGGAAGTATGTTCGAGGGATCAGTGCACAGCAGAAGGCgcag ctgCAAATTAAAGCACAGACCAGTGACATATTCAAAGGCAGAAAAGAGAACTACCCTCAGAGCGTATGCCAACCCTTCGCTGACACAAGGATAA GTGAACAACACATAAACATCAAAGTCTTGCAGCTGATTTGTCCTGAGGGCATTAAG TACAGTGTTCCAGTGATTAAGTATGACAGGAATGGCTTTCGGCCACGTTTCAGACAACTGATCTTCACTCAGGCCGCTGCGTATCTGGTGGAAGAGGCCAAAATCAAACAGAGGGTGAATTACAGCTCACTGAAAG GGGTGTCTGTCAGCAATTTAAGTGACAACTTCCTGATTCTCCATGTCGCTTGTGATGACACAAAGCAAAAA GGGGACCTGGTCTTGCAGTGCAGCTATCTGTTTGAGGCATTGACAAAAATCTGTGTAGTGACTAAAAACCACAACCTCATCAAAATTGTTCAAGGGAG TGTGAGGTTTGACATCCAGCCTGGCAAAGAGGGCTTTGTTGATTTTAAGAGCAGCGGTGAATCAATGGTCTACAGAGCCAAAAATGGACACTTGATGGTG gaATCTGCACGAACAAAATCTCGATGA